ACACACTTACCAGAATCCTCAATCCGCTCTTAACTCTCCCCATTTGAAAACCATCCAGAACCCTAATTCTTATTCCGATTCACAACAAACACCTTCAATTCCTTCGAAATCAAAAGCTACAACCCAAATTATAATCGAAGCAGCAAACCCCTGTTCTGGACCATTAATTCCCGAACACAAATCCTTGTTCTTCCATGTAGTTTCCAAACATACATCTAAAACCCTTTGAACTCATTAATTTCATCACCACACCACCACCAATCCTTGCAAACCATTCAAACCAATCTTCATCAGCAGCACTCGAATTCAATCAACCTAAACCCAgcttccttattcttctaaacactTATTCTCCTCCATTAATCTTCACTGCAGCTTAATGAAGTTGTAGATCAATAATTTCATATCACCAGCACCATGCTACAATTAACCTTCTCAGCATCACCAtttcttgatttcaacaaaaaatGCAGCTGCAACCAAATTCCACACAATCCCTAACCTTCAGATTCTTCCTTCAATTGATTTCTCAATCGAGAGTTCGAACTCAGCCAAAACCCATGAATTTAACACACACGACATTTCTCTTCCAGCTTCAGATCTCATCAAAACCCTTGAATCATAAAACACaagatcaattccatcatctttaTAGCATCAGTACAAACCCTAGTAGACTGTTAACAATTCGACCTAAATCCATGGAAGACAAACTCATGTCTTAACCATGTTTCTTCTCAATTTCACCATGCTTCATTTGCTTCTTGACCTCAGATTCATGTCTTAATCGATCAGTTCAccattttcttcaaattcttctccGCCACTTCTCAAATCGATGGCTGCTATGGCTAATACATCGACAGAAGTGGGACTGGATGgtgaaaagaaaacataaaatggATAGTATTTAATCTAACCCGTTGATTGTTAATACTAGAATCAGATCAAACACCAAGATGGTCACACGTGTATAGAGGGAAAATGGGTAATTGCGCGTCAATAACTCATCTCATCCGATGAGAAATTGGCCGTGTCGACCGAGAAATTGACAAAAATAACGGATTTGGATGGAAACATGGATAGATGCCTAGATTTGCAAATTTGAAAAAAACAGGCCTATGGTTGTCTTTCGGATTGAAAATCAGGCCTATGTATGTTTATAATCCTTTCTTTAATCAATCCAGAGAGATCTCCCTATAAGTGAATCGATCCAGCTACATAAAAACTCCAAAATGATGAACATGACTGAATGATGAGTACATATGTATAACCCTCGGTAATTACACAAATGAAGCAAATAAAAGCTCGTAGAAGCTAGAAATAGAGATCAAAACAGTCATAGTTTCATTTTCCACTTATTTGATACAGGGCCGGCCCTGACACTGAAAATGCCCAAAGCAGACAGTAAAGGTACTGCCCCTCTCACCATTTGACCAAATCAACCCAGTTTTACCATGAAATTCCTGTGGTACAATGGCGCAACAGACAAGACTAATTTTACTGCTTACATATACATGTAGTGATGATATGTATTGCTAATATAATTATTAATCATTACTCATTAGTGATAGTCGATAGATATGAAACTACTTGAGTACTGACCAGTTGACCACGTCTACACCGATAGAAATAGAACCAATTGACCACATCTAGATATCTTActttaccataagtatgtggagTGTATAAGCATATAAGCAAATGAAGTTAAATAGCTATAGTCAAGTTAACAGGAAAGTGTGTCAAACCTGGGTGCATATGTCCAAAATGAATCTATCTTGTGCCCTTTCGGCAAAAGTTTAACATGACTAGTCAAAAAACATGAAcggcaaaaaaaaatgaaaaaaaaacgcaattaagttacaaaccattagaagtttttctctTTCGTTTTGGGGGCCCCTATAATCCATTAACAGCACCATACGAACTGGTTAAGAGTCTTTGACTTTGTTTTCCAAAATCCAAAACGTCCAattacaaagaaaacataaaaaacttTCTTTATTGatcccccccccccacccaccccAAATCTGCTGCCCAAAGAGTCTTTGATAATGGAGAAAACACTGGAAAGCaaaattaataaaagaaaaacttCTCATCTACAGATTCTACACTAGTTTTAACAGGTACAGCCGGATCATCACTGTCCCGTGCAAGCCAGAAACCAATAAATAGTTTTCATTCTAAGTCATCATTCGATCTTATGTATCGCCGCCAGACGTTTTCTTATAACACAAATGTGTTTTGCCCAATCTAACGGTTTTGAATAAGCTTTTTTGAGCCATCAACGGCTCCCACTGTTTTCAAAACCCAAGAAAATGCAAGAGATTCGATTTTGACTCCCTTAAATGTCCATGCAATCCCATTAATTAAGGTGGAGTCAATTAAGGTTTTGCTGTGCCTTCTCCCCCTTCCATCTGCATACGTTACGCACCATCAACGATATAGTTTCCTAAAATAATCTGTCATTCCAATCGTTTAATGGAGAGTCCATTTCATGCGTTACGAATAAAAGAAAATCCCTATTAACAACTCCCTCATTACTGCTAATCAAATTCTGGAGATGTTCAACTACATAAGCCTTAAACGAGGTTATCTTCCCAAAGGTTCGCAATTACCTCTTCACCGTActcttcaagtttttttttttgatcggtaaaattaaattgaaaagaaaaagaaaaggttcACGGAAAGTGAACGCAAAGTTACGGATACAAAGAGCTTGCAACAACAATGCAACGAAAGTACGCCAACTAAATTTAGCCTAACAGAAAAAGAGAAATTGTTGATTCATGGTGGTTCGAATACTACTTCTTTCCATTTCAGCATGAAGTACTGCAGGGTGATACCCTTGAATTGGGGTTGTTGGTAAAGCCAAAAAGCAACTGTGAACTTGATTTTCTGAATGAGATTCAGAATTGATGATAACTTGTTGTCGAAAGCCCGATGATTTCTTTCTTTCCATAGATTCCAAATGATTGCAGCAGGCATACAATTAATGACACAAGCCTTTCTCGAGATAGCTTTAGATTGAGGCCAGGAGTGCAGAGCAATCTCGATGGAAGGGGGAATTATCCATACCAAATTAAATAACACGATAAAGGTACTCCAGATGGTGCTCGCAAAAGAGCAATGCATGAGCATATGCTTTGAAGTTTCTTCATCATTGATGCAGAGATAACAATGGTTCACCCAGTCCCTCCACTTTCTCTTACAAAGTTTATCTTGAGTCAACACTTTATCTTTTGAGGCTAACCAAAGAAAAAAACTGACCTTTGAAGGCCAGAGTTTAGACCAAATTTTATATGTAGGAACACAAACTTCTTCTTCCTGACTTAAGTTCCGCGAAACGAGCCATGAATAACATTTTTTCACCGAGAATTTTCCTACAACATTGTTATGCATCCAACCTCTTTCATCTGGTTTTTTGTTAGGCACAATTTTGCATTCATCCAAAGCATGAAGCAAACCCGCAACACAAACAATAACATGATCATAAATTCTTCTTGTAATACCCAACGACCAACTATTTTCACTTGTGTTGTACATTTGCGCTATAGTAAAGTCTTTGTGTGAAGATGCTCCGAAGGCATATGGAAATTGCTCTGCTAAAGGAGTGTTACCCAACCATATATCCTTCCAAAATTGAATTCTTTCTCCATTCCCCACAATGAATTTGTAGTTTGCTTTGAAGTCGACCAAGTGATTTTGAATTCCTCTCCAAACACTACAACCATAAGCTTGTTTAGGATTTTTCGCATACCACCCATGCTCCTCAATACCATACTTTTGAGAGACTAAATTCTTCCATAAAGGATTATCATCTTCGCCAAAATTCCACAGCCATTTCATCAACAAAGCGATGTTCATTAGATGCAAATCCTTAACTCCTAAACCACCTAAATTTTTGGGTTTGAGAACGATATCCCATGCTACAGGATGATACTTTTTGCGGTCGACCCCTCCATCCCATAAGAAATTGCGGATAATTCTTTCTAGTTTTTTAATAACATTAATGGGTGCAAAGAAAAGAGAGAATAAGTAAATGGGCAAGGACatcagaacaaaaataataagggTAAGTCTACCTCCAGGAGACAAGTTTATTGCCATCCAACTTGGGAGTCTAGCTTCGAATCTTTCGATGATGCGGTCCCACTTATTATTTGATCTATAAGCTTCACCCAATGGGAGACCAAGATAGGTTGAAGGCAGCACCATAGTTTTACACCCCAAAGTGGTTGCAAGAGAGTCTAGATTTTGTACATTACCAACAGCCATAAGAGATGTTTTATGAAAATTGATTTTGAGCGCTGAAATCACTTCAAACCAGATGAGGATATTGCGGAGATAAGCGATGCTTCTATGGTCATTCTTGAGGAAGATCAGAGTGTTGTCGGAAAATTGAAGGTGAGTAATCTTAGAACCACCTGGAGAACTATCGAAACCTTGAATCCACTGAAGTTCGGCTGCCTTTGTGAACATCAAATTTAACGACTCAGCAacaataagaaataaaaaaggagACAAAGGATCTCCTTGTCGCAAACCCTTCGAGATTTTGAATCTTCCATTAGAAGAACCGTTGATAAGCACTGAGAAGTAAACGTGAGAAATAGCCGCTTCAATCCATTTTCGCCAAGTCATTCCAAACCCCATTCTTTTTAGAACGTAGTCTATAAAAGACCAAGCAACATTGTCGTAAGCCTTTTGAAAATCAATTTTGCAGAGAATCCcattttgattgagcaaatgagCTGAATTTATGCATTCGTTAGCTATTAAAGCGCTATCCATTATTTGTCTCCCATGAACATAGGCGGATTGTTGATAACTGATGATTTGGGGCAGCACCACTTTGAGCCTAGAAGCGATAacttttgagatgattttgttaATGCTACTCATAAGACTTATTGGTCTAAAGTCAGAAATTTGCTCAAGATCTTGCACTTTAGGTATTAGGACAAAAAACGTAGACTTGAACCTCCAATTAATAAAATTGTTGTTGTGGAGCTCATACAAAACCTGCATTATATCGTCTTTCATGAAATTCGAGCAATTAAGAATCACAAAAATAGGCATACCATCCGGACCAGGAGCTTTGTCCTGACCTAACTCCTTATCAGCAAGCAGAACCTCGTCTTCTGTGAACCAGTCCTCAAGTTTGGCAGCAGCATTAGACGAAATGGAAGGGAAAAAATAAGCCCGTCCAGCTGCGGTCTTGAAAAAAAGTCTTCTCTGAATAAGTTCTGATAGTAGTCCACAAGCTCCTTTTTGATGGTTGGTTTGTCTCGAGTAATGACCCCGTTGATTTTAAGCTGAGAGAAATTTTTTGATCTTTGCTTTGACGAAGCATATTTGTGAAAGAAATGGGTATTGTTTTCATGTGTTTCAACCCAATTTAAGTCGGTTCTCTGCTTCCAGAAATCGTTATGCATTTTGGCTAATCTTTTGAATTCTGCCTTCGCTACGATTTGCTCATTCAACAACTGGTCATTACTAGGATCAAGGAAAACTCTCGCTGCAATGCTTTGAATAGAGATTAAATTTTCTTGCACCAGCCTCTCAATCTTGCCAAACACTTCTCTATTCCAGACTTTTAACTTCTCTTTTAAGGCTTGCATTTTCTTTGCAAGAACAAAACCAGGTGAACCAGAGAAGGAAAGAGACCTCCACCAGCTCTCCATAAGACCCATAATGGAATCATCTTGAAGCCACATTTTTTCGAATCTACAAGGAGTTGGCCCCCATCCTTTTTCTTCAGTAAAAAGCACAATGGGGATGTGGTCAGAGAAGGGTTTTGGAAGAGTAGATTGCTCTATTCTAAGAAAAAGGTCCTCCCATTCAGAAGAAATGAGGAACCGATCCAACTTGCTCCATGACGAGTTTCTTGACCAAGTAAAATGACTACCCACAAGAGGAAGGTCGAGTTTCTTGACCAAGTAAAATGACTACATCATACAACTACTAACAATAATTTTGCTTTGCTAAATGTTCATTCTCCATCTCAACAAGATACAGATAATGAAACTGCTGAAGTCCTTGCATCAGTCAATTTGGTGGATCCATGAATACAAAAATTATTTCTTGGAATGTTAATGGGTTGGCAGATAGTAACAAGAGGGATGATCTTAGAGTTCTCATCAGGCTTTGGAAACCTTTAATTATTTGCATTCGGGAAACTCACATGGAAGGTTTGCAGCATCATCAGGTTAGACAAATTTGGGGTGCTAACAATTTTGATTGGGTGGCGTTAGATTCTATTGGACAGTCAGGTGGCATCCTTATGATATGGAATAACAACAAAGTGGTTATGATTGAGTCTCTTCTTGGTGCGTTTTCGATTTCAATGAGATGCAAATATATCAATGATGATTTTGTCTGGTTACTAACCTCTGTCTATGGTCCGGTGCTCAATTTCGAAAAAGATCAATTTTGGGAAGAACTCGGAGACATTCGATACTTATGGAATGATCCTTGGGTCCTCTCGGGTGACTTTAATGTCACCAGATTTGCTTCCGAAAGATCTGGGACCCAATCTATCACCAGTTTTATGCACAAGTTTGCCAATCTCGTTCACGATCACCAGCTTCTCGACCGTACTCTTCAAGTTTAATCGGTCAATACACTGTAAGTTTGATTATTAACATTTTTGATTCGTTATTTTTTCGGAAATGTTCCTTTAATTTAGTTGTTTGGATCGATTGggtttttataaattttttgGATGTGTTTTTTCAGATTTTGACAATCAAGCCGTGGAGATGCTCAACTACGTAAACTCAAACgttctcattttctttctttccatGCTCTCATTTTCTAGGTACGTCGTTTATTAGTCAGTTTTTCataaatttgatttgatttctcAATTTTTTGATATATTGTTGCATATTTTTGGACATTGAGACAATAGTTACCATCCATCTCAGGTAAGTTACTTAAATCAACACTCTTGTAAAACTCTGCTATTAGTTCATTCTTTTGTAAAAAGCACAGGAATCTAGCTCTCTGTCAATTTAGAGTTACATAAGATCTTTAGTATTGTGCTTAGGATTTTCAGTGCAAATTATAGTCACTTCATTTGAGAAAGCACGCAGTAGAATTTGCGCTGTCTAAATGATGACGTATTTGTACCAATTCCAGTAACAGGAAAGAGTTTAGGGGAGGTTAAAAGTTTTTCACACAAGAAATTATTAGCTTTGGTACAAAAtcattatgaaatttttatactaattttatttgtttttcaatttttttctcatGTCTATATACTTAAATTTGTTTTCATATACTATGACAGCGACGGGTATTTCAAAAGCTTGGAATGATACACGCACTGCTTTGAATTTGCAAAAATGGTTGCGGTTTTTGCACCCATAGGTAGTCCTGTATTTGATTCTGTTCTATTTGCTttgttttaattcttttttatacGGAACGGTCTAATGTTTGAGTTGCAGATATCCATATCCTAAGGACTAGGACAAGGTGATCAGGGAAGGTGGCAATTATATtgtttttcaaaatttggatatatGAATACCTATATAAATTATATTACAATATGAGACATCATTAAAGAAAAAACCCAGTTATTAGTAAGCTGATCTCTATATTATTACAGAAAGCTATGAGCGTAACGGCACATGTCTTGATGAATCCTACTAAGTTTAGAAGACATCCTCCTCCAGTCGGTTTCAGCAAAGTTTTTATTTTAAGAACTGAATCCTACTAAGTTTTTATCTCCATCGTGAATAATACATTCATTATTCACTGTGCTAAAGATGTGATCTAATTAGAGTGATGCAACCATGAATTTTGTTTTGCTCATTTTCACATGTGTTTTGTATTTTCGCCGTTGATGGCTAATATAGTAATATGTTGATAAAAGTGCATGGTAACGCAAGTATGCGATTACCAGCACCGAATCAATAACTAATAACAATATATTTTGGATGTCGTCACTGTAACAAGTAAATTTATTACCTACTTTGTGCTCATAGTCCGGAAAATCAGTGAAATGTGACCATACAATATATAGTGtgaggagagaaaaaaaaaagagaatgaaTGTGGGGTACTCCCCAGTGGGTGAGAATGATGACTCAAACGGGTTTGGATAAGAGTTTCGATATGGACTACGAAATTGAGTTACGCGATTATATGGAATTATGAACAATTAGCCATAATCTATCTAATACTTTACTACTATAAAGGGAACTCCCCTTAGTTGAAGCTGCAAATTTATTTAACAGTTTTGCCCCTACTTTAATAAGTTTGAATCAAAATTAGAAATATTATTTGAGGATAAAGTGGTAACTAT
This genomic interval from Papaver somniferum cultivar HN1 unplaced genomic scaffold, ASM357369v1 unplaced-scaffold_154, whole genome shotgun sequence contains the following:
- the LOC113336811 gene encoding uncharacterized protein LOC113336811, which produces MWLQDDSIMGLMESWWRSLSFSGSPGFVLAKKMQALKEKLKVWNREVFGKIERLVQENLISIQSIAARVFLDPSNDQLLNEQIVAKAEFKRLAKMHNDFWKQRTDLNWRRLFFKTAAGRAYFFPSISSNAAAKLEDWFTEDEVLLADKELGQDKAPGPDGMPIFVILNCSNFMKDDIMQVLYELHNNNFINWRFKSTFFVLIPKVQDLEQISDFRPISLMSSINKIISKVIASRLKVVLPQIISYQQSAYVHGRQIMDSALIANECINSAHLLNQNGILCKIDFQKAYDNVAWSFIDYVLKRMGFGMTWRKWIEAAISHVYFSVLINGSSNGRFKISKGLRQGDPLSPFLFLIVAESLNLMFTKAAELQWIQGFDSSPGGSKITHLQFSDNTLIFLKNDHRSIAYLRNILIWFEVISALKINFHKTSLMAVGNVQNLDSLATTLGCKTMVLPSTYLGLPLGEAYRSNNKWDRIIERFEARLPSWMAINLSPGGRLTLIIFVLMSLPIYLFSLFFAPINVIKKLERIIRNFLWDGGVDRKKYHPVAWDIVLKPKNLGGLGVKDLHLMNIALLMKWLWNFGEDDNPLWKNLVSQKYGIEEHGWYAKNPKQAYGCSVWRGIQNHLVDFKANYKFIVGNGERIQFWKDIWLGNTPLAEQFPYAFGASSHKDFTIAQMYNTSENSWSLGITRRIYDHVIVCVAGLLHALDECKIVPNKKPDERGWMHNNVVGKFSVKKCYSWLVSRNLSQEEEVCVPTYKIWSKLWPSKVSFFLWLASKDKVLTQDKLCKRKWRDWVNHCYLCINDEETSKHMLMHCSFASTIWSTFIVLFNLVWIIPPSIEIALHSWPQSKAISRKACVINCMPAAIIWNLWKERNHRAFDNKLSSILNLIQKIKFTVAFWLYQQPQFKGITLQYFMLKWKEVVFEPP
- the LOC113336765 gene encoding uncharacterized protein LOC113336765, translated to MVRCSISKKINFGKNSETFDTYGMILGSSRVTLMSPDLLPKDLGPNLSPVLCTSLPISFTITSFSTVLFKFNRSIHYFDNQAVEMLNYVNSNVLIFFLSMLSFSSDGYFKSLE